One genomic segment of Mesoterricola silvestris includes these proteins:
- a CDS encoding DUF6941 family protein, with translation MQEVQIKAPKHEFTLLCDDIRQEMGGKTSLMGLYDHHIVVPQIPFVLPKVCFYTRFSRMDGIFKFSFSIVAPGGERKDIIRDSDVQIPDGAKEGTFNVIASPFEVGGEGVYEVIIGLTKGADRFEYIYKFAISDGQRLQSDYEKAMAEAQNGAGN, from the coding sequence ATGCAAGAAGTCCAGATCAAGGCGCCCAAGCACGAATTCACCCTTCTTTGCGACGACATCCGGCAGGAAATGGGCGGCAAGACCTCCCTCATGGGTCTGTACGACCACCACATCGTGGTGCCCCAGATTCCCTTCGTCCTCCCCAAGGTGTGTTTCTACACCCGCTTCTCCCGCATGGACGGGATCTTCAAGTTCAGCTTCTCCATCGTCGCCCCCGGCGGCGAGCGCAAGGACATCATCCGCGACAGCGACGTCCAGATCCCCGACGGCGCCAAGGAGGGCACCTTCAACGTCATCGCGTCCCCCTTCGAGGTGGGCGGCGAAGGCGTCTACGAAGTGATCATCGGCCTCACCAAGGGCGCCGACCGCTTCGAGTACATCTACAAGTTCGCCATCTCCGACGGCCAGCGCCTCCAGAGCGACTATGAAAAGGCCATGGCGGAAGCCCAGAACGGCGCCGGCAACTGA
- the ortA gene encoding 2-amino-4-oxopentanoate thiolase subunit OrtA: protein MCIVAKGTWVEVERVLSRPGERVPGLPRDGARTPQVVRVSGFLLEDAELGQHVRIRTIIGNEHAGKLRIENPGYGHSFVNTFPELLRASAGGAA from the coding sequence GTGTGCATCGTAGCCAAAGGAACCTGGGTGGAAGTGGAGCGGGTGCTGTCGCGCCCGGGGGAGCGGGTGCCGGGCCTGCCCCGGGACGGCGCCAGGACCCCCCAGGTGGTGCGCGTTTCCGGTTTCCTGCTGGAGGACGCCGAACTGGGCCAGCACGTGCGCATCCGCACCATCATCGGCAACGAGCACGCCGGCAAGCTCCGCATCGAGAACCCCGGCTACGGCCACAGCTTCGTGAACACCTTCCCCGAACTGCTGCGGGCCAGCGCGGGCGGCGCGGCCTGA
- a CDS encoding bifunctional metallophosphatase/5'-nucleotidase, whose translation MLRAVGILLCAAFLHAQEVRLQILGTTDVRGHVLPLDTFTLQPAPGGWARLGASIRALRAANPNTLLVDCGDGTQGEPINYVWSHLKPASPEPTMAIMNALGYTAMVVGHQEFDNGFKLLRTMEEQAQFPWLAANIFFTGTDKRAFTPYLKVEVGGVQVAILGLVTQALPRLVGPETTEGLSFQDPVQAARDLIPRLREQEKVDLVIVALHGGVGDAPCGKDLENQALCLADQVKGIDLILGGHTGQQVATRRNGVPILQAGTGGRALGVADVVLRRVRSRWEVTGCEARLAVPPADLEPDPAVLLATADLRAFTESYLNTLATNLATDLDGRWCRMEDTPLAHLLHTVVRQATGAQITAVPAPNSKFFIPKGPTSVRQFYALAPTEEAAARIRVDGRQLRAYLEQAARAFNFSHQPDLFNRAAAPDAFDTLDGCAYALDLSRAPGSRVVKLTFQGQPVQDDQVFTLGLPARRLAGEGGYLEAMGWKGTPDLVTPTSLRNLLLAHVLSRPSLNPGTSDNWRIIPALDRERVLAQQP comes from the coding sequence GTGCTTCGTGCCGTCGGAATCCTGCTCTGCGCCGCCTTCCTGCATGCCCAGGAGGTTCGGCTCCAGATCCTGGGCACCACGGATGTCCGTGGGCATGTTTTGCCTTTGGACACCTTCACCCTCCAGCCGGCCCCGGGGGGATGGGCCCGCCTCGGCGCCTCCATCCGGGCCCTGAGGGCCGCCAACCCCAACACCCTCCTGGTGGACTGCGGGGACGGCACCCAGGGCGAGCCCATCAACTACGTGTGGAGCCACCTCAAGCCGGCCTCCCCCGAGCCCACCATGGCCATCATGAACGCCCTGGGCTACACCGCCATGGTGGTGGGGCACCAGGAGTTCGACAACGGGTTCAAGCTGCTGCGGACCATGGAGGAGCAGGCCCAGTTCCCGTGGCTGGCGGCGAACATCTTCTTCACCGGCACGGACAAGCGCGCCTTCACGCCCTACCTCAAGGTGGAGGTGGGCGGCGTGCAGGTGGCGATCCTGGGCCTGGTGACCCAGGCCCTGCCCCGGCTGGTGGGGCCCGAGACCACGGAGGGCCTTAGCTTCCAGGATCCGGTGCAGGCCGCCCGGGACCTCATCCCCCGCCTCCGCGAGCAGGAGAAGGTGGACCTGGTCATCGTGGCCCTGCACGGCGGCGTGGGGGACGCCCCCTGCGGCAAGGACCTGGAGAACCAGGCCCTGTGCCTGGCGGACCAGGTCAAGGGCATCGACCTGATCCTGGGCGGCCACACCGGGCAGCAGGTCGCCACCCGGCGCAACGGCGTCCCCATCCTCCAGGCGGGCACCGGGGGCCGGGCCCTGGGCGTGGCGGACGTGGTGCTGCGCCGGGTGCGCTCCCGGTGGGAGGTGACCGGCTGCGAGGCCCGCCTCGCCGTGCCCCCCGCGGACCTGGAACCGGATCCCGCCGTGCTGCTGGCCACCGCGGATCTGAGGGCCTTCACCGAATCCTACCTGAACACCCTGGCCACGAACCTGGCCACGGACCTGGACGGGCGCTGGTGCCGCATGGAGGACACCCCCCTGGCCCACCTCCTGCACACGGTGGTGCGCCAGGCCACGGGCGCCCAGATCACCGCCGTGCCCGCGCCCAACTCGAAGTTCTTCATTCCCAAGGGCCCCACCTCGGTGCGGCAGTTCTACGCCCTGGCCCCCACGGAGGAGGCCGCGGCGCGGATCCGCGTGGACGGGCGCCAGCTGCGGGCCTACCTGGAGCAGGCCGCCCGGGCCTTCAACTTCAGCCACCAGCCCGATCTCTTCAACCGCGCCGCCGCCCCGGACGCCTTCGACACCCTGGACGGATGCGCCTACGCCCTGGACCTTTCCCGGGCGCCGGGGTCCCGGGTGGTGAAGCTCACCTTCCAGGGCCAGCCCGTCCAGGACGACCAGGTCTTCACCCTGGGCCTGCCGGCGCGGCGCCTGGCGGGGGAGGGCGGCTACCTGGAGGCCATGGGCTGGAAGGGCACCCCCGACCTGGTGACGCCCACCTCCCTGCGCAACCTCCTCCTGGCCCACGTCCTTTCCCGGCCGTCCCTGAACCCCGGCACCTCCGACAACTGGCGGATCATCCCCGCCCTGGACCGGGAACGGGTGCTGGCGCAGCAGCCCTAG
- the pip gene encoding prolyl aminopeptidase — protein sequence MNPHPVKDPLTWLYPPIEPYATGRLKVSATHELYYEESGNPQGKPVVFLHGGPGGGSDPKQRRFFHPEKYRIILFDQRGCGKSTPYASLEDNTTWDLVADTEKLRVHLGIARWQVFGGSWGSTLALAYAEKHPEACTELVLRGIFLLRKQEIDWFYQRGASILYPDAWEPYLAHIPEAERGDLLAAYHRRLTSPDPAVRLAAAKTWSGWEGGTSKLIPDADFTGHYEEDEFALAFARIECHYFVNKGWFDPEDQLLRDAGKIRHIPGVIVQGRYDVVCPMESAWALHRAWPEADLVITPDCGHSAFDAPNCRALVAATDRFAGIP from the coding sequence ATGAATCCGCATCCCGTGAAGGACCCCCTCACCTGGCTGTACCCCCCCATCGAACCCTACGCCACCGGCCGGCTCAAGGTGTCCGCCACGCACGAGCTCTACTACGAGGAGAGCGGGAATCCGCAGGGCAAGCCCGTGGTGTTCCTCCACGGCGGGCCCGGCGGGGGCAGCGATCCCAAGCAGCGGCGCTTCTTCCACCCGGAGAAGTACCGCATCATCCTCTTCGACCAGCGGGGCTGCGGCAAGAGCACGCCCTACGCCAGCCTGGAGGACAACACCACCTGGGACCTGGTGGCCGACACCGAGAAGCTGCGGGTCCACCTGGGCATCGCCCGGTGGCAGGTGTTCGGCGGGTCCTGGGGCTCCACCCTGGCCCTGGCCTACGCCGAGAAGCACCCCGAGGCCTGCACGGAGCTGGTGCTGCGGGGGATCTTCCTGCTGCGCAAGCAGGAGATCGATTGGTTCTACCAGCGGGGCGCCTCCATCCTCTACCCGGACGCCTGGGAACCCTACCTGGCCCACATCCCCGAAGCCGAGCGGGGCGACCTGCTCGCCGCCTACCACCGGCGCCTCACCAGCCCCGACCCCGCCGTGCGCCTCGCGGCCGCCAAGACCTGGAGCGGCTGGGAGGGCGGCACCAGCAAGCTCATCCCCGACGCCGATTTCACCGGCCACTACGAGGAGGACGAATTCGCCCTGGCCTTCGCGCGCATCGAGTGCCACTACTTCGTGAACAAGGGCTGGTTCGACCCCGAGGACCAGCTCCTGCGGGACGCCGGGAAGATCCGCCACATCCCCGGCGTCATCGTCCAGGGCCGCTACGACGTGGTGTGCCCCATGGAGAGCGCCTGGGCCCTGCACCGCGCCTGGCCCGAGGCCGATCTGGTGATCACGCCGGATTGCGGGCACAGCGCCTTCGACGCCCCCAACTGCCGCGCGCTGGTGGCGGCCACGGACCGGTTCGCGGGAATCCCGTAA
- the ftsE gene encoding cell division ATP-binding protein FtsE yields MITLTHVGKQYGRIHTALADVSFHIDAGEFIFLTGPSGAGKSTLLKLLFREQVPSTGEIRVAGHRLASMPDKEIAVLRRKMGVVFQDFKLIRTMTVFENVAFVLKILGVSHAEQKQRTFRALKMVGLQHKLASYPMQLSGGEQQRVAIARALVNDPLVLVADEPTGNLDPDLAQEIMTLFERINGQGTTVLVATHDRNLIQRMRKRLIGLDHGRVAFDYPAATSTVVLGPPAEASRPVDGPRL; encoded by the coding sequence ATGATCACCCTCACGCACGTGGGCAAGCAGTACGGCCGGATCCATACGGCCCTGGCGGACGTGAGCTTCCACATCGACGCCGGGGAGTTCATCTTCCTCACCGGTCCCAGCGGCGCGGGGAAGTCCACCCTGCTCAAGCTGCTCTTCCGGGAGCAGGTGCCCTCCACCGGGGAGATCCGCGTGGCCGGCCACCGCCTGGCCTCCATGCCCGACAAGGAGATTGCGGTGCTGCGGCGGAAGATGGGGGTCGTCTTCCAGGACTTCAAGCTCATCCGCACCATGACGGTGTTCGAGAACGTGGCCTTCGTGCTCAAGATCCTGGGCGTGAGCCACGCCGAGCAGAAGCAGCGCACCTTCCGGGCCCTGAAGATGGTGGGCCTCCAGCACAAGCTGGCCAGCTACCCCATGCAGCTCTCCGGCGGCGAGCAGCAGCGCGTGGCCATCGCCCGGGCCCTGGTGAACGATCCCCTGGTGCTGGTGGCCGACGAGCCCACCGGGAACCTGGACCCGGACCTGGCCCAGGAGATCATGACCCTCTTCGAGCGCATCAACGGCCAGGGCACCACGGTGCTGGTGGCCACCCACGACCGGAACCTCATCCAGCGCATGCGCAAGCGCCTCATCGGCTTGGACCACGGCCGGGTGGCCTTCGACTACCCCGCCGCCACCAGCACGGTGGTCCTGGGCCCGCCGGCGGAGGCCTCCCGCCCGGTGGACGGACCCCGGCTTTGA
- a CDS encoding DUF2339 domain-containing protein, with protein sequence MEGFFIFVAFVWLLLETVQRRARVSQLESDLDLLKGELLRLRGTRPPAAPEAPPAPRLDDTAPVVIPPWIRELPPPPRVEPPPLPAVPRPPAAAPLPAPPPLPAPPPPPPLPPPPPAEPRAPFDWESLVGVKLFSYIAGIALLVAAVAFLKYGVEHGWLGAPVRMSIGLLVGLGLLAGCETRRARAYAVTAQALTAAGIATLFSTFYAASALWHLLPAPASFALMALVTAIAVGLSIRRDSVFIALLGLLGGFATPLLLSTGEDHPIGLFGYLALLNIGLGWVAYRKRWPLLTALTLAFTALYQLGWVANFLDESKLGIGLGIFLLFPVLGLGALFLSRDREAPALFRHSATLSALPPVLFAVHMAMNPVYGRHFGLMFGFLFLVAAGLAAVALLRGPEWLHALGAGCVLVIFATWLGFSYTSEAWPGILGFTALFAALYLGIPWIQARLKVKRPFLGAGQLAVSAAPVLMGAFTALVFLEPATASPLALFGAVLLVLVLAGAFAIRFGEGTVWFLAALFALAAETAWSMRHLDPTRLLPALLIYGGFSLVFLGVPLLAARRGRPLEPEGSGAILAFLSVGLLFFLAGPGVAPHSLGVLAALLGLLNLGLLFEAGQGRRPWLCVLGLAFSFLALVAWWACAPVREQLLPALAVVLAFSLLVVGGTVFLRERGEASPLGAKGSPETLMGLTGLLFLLPVAGDPRLAQPPWPFLAVMAVLGLAMGVAALRLRRGALLAGCAVITQLVLAVWILGGGRTGPAMVLAPWAALAFAALGYLWFELSRGRGDALFALAAGLGLVSAQVVLVLHHGNAPHPSLATQVPVHAALGLGLLVLARRAGAQAWAVALAGSTGLVVLALADPMRTPAQAVDLLAVAAPLYAMQLLNPLLLDDAGAESRLPWIAAVLTSAVFFLGARPALGALGYAGAIGALPVAQALLLVPHVVRMRRREGPLALANLALVAGAALAFITVAIPLQLDNEWITLGWALLAAALAWLYTRVPHKGLLLWCAGLFAAVFVRLVFNEAVFAYHPRGGLVILNWYLYAYLVPAVCFFAAARLLKDSDDRFLAGLPGLSRILPGGGAVLLFLLLNIEIADAFSTGPVLTFNLAHGSLAQDLSYTIGWAVFAILMLVAGVTSRSRLARVAAILLLTVTVLKAFLHDLSSLSGLYRVASFVGLAMCLAGVAVILQKFVLRRTEASE encoded by the coding sequence TTGGAAGGGTTCTTCATCTTCGTCGCGTTCGTGTGGCTCCTTCTGGAGACCGTCCAGCGGAGGGCCCGGGTCTCCCAGCTGGAATCCGATCTGGATCTCCTGAAGGGCGAGCTCCTCCGGCTGCGGGGAACCCGGCCCCCCGCGGCGCCCGAAGCGCCTCCCGCCCCGCGTCTGGATGACACCGCCCCCGTGGTGATTCCCCCGTGGATCCGGGAACTCCCGCCGCCTCCCCGGGTGGAGCCGCCGCCCCTGCCCGCGGTCCCCAGGCCTCCGGCGGCCGCGCCCCTCCCGGCGCCCCCGCCCCTTCCGGCGCCCCCGCCGCCTCCCCCTCTTCCGCCGCCGCCCCCCGCGGAACCCCGCGCGCCCTTCGACTGGGAATCCCTGGTGGGGGTCAAGCTCTTCTCCTACATCGCCGGCATCGCCCTGCTGGTGGCGGCGGTGGCCTTCCTGAAGTACGGGGTGGAGCACGGCTGGCTCGGGGCCCCGGTGCGCATGTCCATCGGCCTCCTGGTGGGCCTGGGGCTCCTGGCCGGGTGCGAGACGAGGCGGGCCCGGGCCTACGCCGTCACGGCCCAGGCCCTCACGGCCGCGGGCATCGCCACGCTCTTCTCCACCTTCTACGCGGCCTCGGCCCTGTGGCATTTGCTGCCGGCGCCGGCCTCCTTCGCGCTCATGGCCCTGGTGACGGCCATCGCCGTCGGGCTCTCCATCCGCAGGGATTCCGTGTTCATCGCCCTCCTGGGGCTCCTGGGGGGCTTCGCCACCCCGCTCCTGCTCTCCACCGGGGAGGACCACCCCATCGGCCTCTTCGGGTACCTGGCCCTCCTGAACATCGGGCTGGGGTGGGTGGCCTACCGGAAGCGCTGGCCCCTGCTCACCGCCCTCACCCTGGCCTTCACGGCGCTCTACCAGCTGGGGTGGGTGGCGAACTTCCTGGATGAATCGAAACTGGGCATCGGCCTGGGGATCTTCCTGCTGTTCCCCGTCCTGGGGCTGGGGGCCCTGTTCCTTTCCCGGGACCGGGAGGCGCCCGCGCTCTTCCGGCATTCGGCCACCCTCTCCGCGCTTCCGCCGGTGCTCTTCGCCGTGCACATGGCCATGAACCCGGTGTACGGGCGGCATTTCGGCCTCATGTTCGGGTTCCTGTTCCTGGTGGCCGCGGGCCTCGCCGCCGTGGCCCTCCTGCGCGGTCCGGAATGGCTCCACGCCCTGGGCGCCGGATGCGTCCTGGTCATCTTCGCCACCTGGCTGGGCTTCAGCTACACCTCGGAGGCCTGGCCCGGCATCCTGGGCTTCACGGCGCTCTTCGCGGCGCTGTACCTGGGGATCCCCTGGATCCAGGCGCGGCTCAAGGTGAAGCGCCCCTTCCTGGGCGCGGGCCAGCTCGCGGTGAGCGCCGCCCCGGTCCTCATGGGCGCCTTCACGGCCCTGGTCTTCCTGGAGCCCGCCACGGCCTCGCCCCTGGCGCTCTTCGGGGCGGTCCTCCTGGTGCTGGTCCTGGCCGGGGCCTTCGCCATCCGCTTCGGGGAAGGCACCGTGTGGTTCCTGGCCGCCCTCTTCGCCCTGGCCGCGGAAACCGCCTGGTCCATGCGCCACCTGGACCCCACCCGCCTCCTGCCCGCGCTGCTCATCTACGGCGGCTTCAGCCTGGTCTTCCTGGGCGTGCCCCTCCTGGCGGCGCGGCGGGGCCGGCCCCTGGAGCCCGAGGGGAGCGGGGCCATCCTGGCCTTCCTCAGCGTCGGGCTCCTGTTCTTCCTGGCGGGACCCGGCGTGGCGCCCCACAGCCTGGGCGTGCTGGCGGCGCTCCTGGGCCTCCTGAACCTGGGCCTGCTTTTCGAGGCCGGGCAGGGGCGGCGCCCCTGGCTCTGCGTCCTGGGACTGGCCTTCAGTTTCCTGGCCCTGGTGGCGTGGTGGGCCTGCGCCCCCGTGCGGGAGCAGCTCTTGCCAGCCCTAGCGGTGGTGCTGGCCTTCAGCCTCCTGGTGGTGGGCGGCACCGTGTTCCTGCGGGAGCGCGGCGAGGCGTCGCCCCTGGGCGCCAAGGGCAGCCCTGAGACCCTCATGGGCCTCACGGGCCTCCTCTTCCTGCTGCCGGTGGCCGGCGATCCCCGCCTGGCCCAGCCCCCCTGGCCCTTCCTGGCGGTGATGGCCGTGCTGGGGCTGGCCATGGGCGTGGCGGCCCTGCGCCTGCGCCGGGGGGCCCTGCTGGCGGGATGCGCCGTGATCACCCAACTGGTGCTGGCGGTGTGGATCCTGGGCGGCGGACGCACCGGTCCGGCCATGGTCCTGGCCCCCTGGGCCGCCCTGGCCTTCGCGGCCCTGGGCTACCTCTGGTTCGAGTTGTCCCGGGGCCGCGGGGACGCGCTGTTCGCGCTGGCCGCGGGCCTGGGGCTGGTTTCCGCCCAGGTGGTCCTGGTCCTGCACCACGGCAATGCCCCGCATCCTTCCCTGGCGACCCAGGTGCCCGTGCACGCGGCCCTGGGCCTGGGCCTCCTGGTCCTGGCGCGGCGCGCGGGGGCCCAGGCCTGGGCCGTGGCGCTGGCGGGCTCCACCGGACTGGTGGTCCTCGCCCTGGCCGACCCGATGCGGACGCCGGCCCAGGCCGTGGACCTGCTCGCGGTGGCGGCGCCCCTCTACGCCATGCAGCTCCTCAACCCGCTCCTGCTGGACGATGCGGGCGCGGAATCCCGGCTGCCCTGGATCGCGGCGGTGCTCACCAGCGCCGTGTTCTTCCTGGGCGCGCGGCCCGCGCTGGGCGCGCTGGGGTACGCGGGCGCCATCGGCGCCCTGCCCGTGGCCCAGGCCCTGCTCCTGGTGCCCCACGTGGTGCGCATGCGCCGGCGGGAAGGCCCCCTGGCCCTGGCCAACCTTGCCCTGGTGGCGGGGGCGGCGCTGGCCTTCATCACCGTGGCCATCCCCCTCCAGCTGGACAACGAATGGATCACCCTGGGCTGGGCCCTGCTGGCCGCGGCCCTGGCCTGGCTCTACACGCGGGTGCCCCACAAGGGCCTGCTGCTCTGGTGCGCGGGGCTCTTCGCCGCGGTCTTCGTGCGCCTGGTGTTCAACGAGGCCGTGTTCGCGTACCACCCCCGCGGGGGCCTCGTGATCCTCAACTGGTACCTCTACGCCTACCTGGTTCCCGCGGTGTGCTTCTTCGCCGCGGCGCGCCTGCTGAAGGACTCGGACGACCGCTTCCTGGCGGGACTTCCGGGGCTTTCCCGCATCCTCCCCGGCGGCGGCGCGGTGCTGCTCTTCCTGCTCCTCAATATCGAGATCGCCGACGCCTTCAGCACCGGGCCCGTGCTCACCTTCAACCTGGCCCACGGGAGCCTGGCCCAGGACCTGAGCTACACCATCGGCTGGGCCGTGTTCGCCATCCTCATGCTGGTGGCGGGGGTCACCTCCCGGAGCCGCCTGGCCCGGGTCGCGGCCATCCTGCTGCTGACCGTGACGGTGCTCAAGGCCTTCCTGCACGACCTCTCCAGCCTGAGCGGGCTCTACCGCGTGGCCTCCTTCGTGGGGCTCGCCATGTGCCTGGCCGGGGTGGCGG
- the yihA gene encoding ribosome biogenesis GTP-binding protein YihA/YsxC, translated as MAQPLRDARFVTSAATVRTLGVCHAEVAFVGRSNVGKSSLLNALCMQKGLAKTSKTPGRTRLINVFLTGPDRWIVDLPGYGFATGPAKERATWQEMIESYLTGRRSLRMVFVLVDAEVGPTKLDHQMVEWLHSVDLPYRIVATKCDQVKPSRQLAQRRDVAAALHLEPGDIAWVSADKGTGIPELRMDVAGLLDLL; from the coding sequence ATGGCCCAGCCCCTTCGAGATGCCCGCTTCGTGACTTCCGCCGCCACCGTGCGGACGCTGGGGGTCTGCCATGCGGAAGTGGCCTTCGTGGGCCGGTCCAACGTGGGCAAGAGCTCCCTCCTCAACGCCCTCTGCATGCAGAAGGGCCTGGCCAAGACCTCCAAGACCCCCGGCCGCACCCGCCTCATCAACGTCTTCCTCACGGGCCCCGACCGGTGGATCGTGGACCTGCCCGGTTACGGCTTCGCCACCGGCCCCGCCAAGGAGCGCGCCACCTGGCAGGAGATGATCGAGTCCTACCTCACCGGCCGCCGGAGCCTGCGCATGGTCTTCGTCCTGGTGGACGCCGAGGTGGGCCCCACCAAACTGGATCACCAGATGGTGGAATGGCTGCACTCCGTGGACCTGCCCTACCGCATCGTGGCCACCAAGTGCGACCAGGTGAAGCCCTCCCGCCAGCTGGCCCAGCGCCGGGACGTGGCCGCCGCCCTGCACCTGGAACCCGGCGACATCGCCTGGGTGAGCGCCGACAAGGGCACCGGCATCCCCGAACTCCGCATGGACGTGGCGGGCCTGCTGGACCTGCTCTAG
- a CDS encoding ThiF family adenylyltransferase — protein MSERYAKQRIFLGAPADARLRTRRVAVVGVGATGSVIAGWLARAGVGLLTLIDRDIVETSNLQRQILFQEGDLFRPKAEVAAQRLREANSSIQVEAAVTDLTSGNARELLGGYDLIMDGTDNFEARYLINDYAILTGTPWIYSGAIGGEGLVWPIEPPRTPCLRCLMEEPPPSGDIDTCDTAGVLGPTVGIVGSWAALEAIKLLTGTEPHAELARFDFWQNERQFLSLPATRCRFCTDKVTEFLNARWTVKASRLCGLDGVQIRVNPPGALDLEALRTRIEKRTGNTWKINPLSLSGREGDLNIILFRDGRALLHGDISPERARGWYTEVVGC, from the coding sequence ATGTCCGAACGGTACGCCAAGCAGCGCATCTTCCTGGGGGCCCCGGCCGACGCCCGGCTCCGGACCCGCCGCGTGGCGGTGGTGGGGGTGGGGGCCACCGGCTCGGTCATCGCCGGGTGGCTGGCCCGGGCCGGGGTGGGGCTCCTGACCCTCATCGACCGGGATATCGTCGAGACCTCCAACCTCCAGCGCCAGATCCTCTTCCAGGAGGGCGACCTGTTCCGGCCCAAGGCCGAGGTGGCGGCCCAGAGGCTGCGGGAGGCCAATTCCTCCATCCAGGTGGAGGCCGCGGTCACCGACCTCACCAGCGGCAACGCCCGGGAGCTCCTGGGCGGCTACGACCTCATCATGGACGGCACGGACAACTTCGAGGCCCGGTACCTCATCAACGACTACGCCATCCTCACGGGCACCCCCTGGATCTACAGCGGGGCCATCGGCGGCGAGGGCCTGGTGTGGCCCATCGAACCGCCCCGCACCCCCTGCCTGCGCTGCCTCATGGAGGAGCCGCCCCCCAGCGGGGACATCGACACCTGCGACACGGCCGGGGTCCTGGGCCCCACGGTGGGCATCGTGGGCAGCTGGGCCGCCCTGGAGGCCATCAAGCTCCTCACGGGGACCGAACCCCACGCGGAACTGGCCCGGTTCGACTTCTGGCAGAACGAGCGCCAGTTCCTGAGCCTCCCGGCCACCCGCTGCCGCTTCTGCACCGACAAGGTCACCGAGTTCCTCAACGCCCGCTGGACCGTGAAGGCCTCCCGCCTCTGCGGCCTGGACGGGGTGCAGATCCGGGTGAACCCCCCGGGCGCCCTGGACCTGGAGGCCCTGAGGACCCGCATCGAGAAGCGCACCGGCAACACCTGGAAGATCAACCCCCTGTCCCTGTCCGGCCGGGAGGGGGACCTGAACATCATCCTCTTCCGGGACGGCCGGGCCCTCCTCCACGGCGACATCAGCCCCGAGCGGGCCCGTGGCTGGTACACCGAGGTTGTGGGATGCTAG
- a CDS encoding thiamine phosphate synthase, with the protein MFVLAISPGEGFDAPRWSRVLASGVDAFMIREPRLEAAGLLRAARWARDRAPGVELWVNGRLDVALAAGCGLHAGEAHPEVPPGLLPLSRPIHDPAQIPGRAGAVQLILSPIFPVPGKGEPWGAARLGQVLDGMPEAPCRVLALGGIHPANAGALRHPRLAGVALIRGLWSKEDPREVVEGLKGAWEGF; encoded by the coding sequence ATGTTCGTCCTGGCCATCTCCCCGGGGGAGGGCTTCGACGCCCCGCGGTGGTCCCGGGTGCTGGCTTCGGGGGTGGACGCCTTCATGATCCGGGAGCCCCGCCTGGAGGCCGCCGGGCTCCTGCGGGCCGCGCGGTGGGCGCGGGACCGCGCCCCCGGGGTCGAGCTGTGGGTCAACGGGCGCCTCGACGTGGCCCTGGCCGCGGGCTGCGGCCTCCACGCCGGGGAAGCCCACCCCGAGGTGCCGCCGGGGCTCCTGCCCCTGTCCCGGCCCATCCACGACCCCGCCCAGATCCCCGGCAGGGCGGGGGCGGTCCAATTGATCCTGTCGCCCATCTTCCCGGTGCCGGGGAAAGGGGAGCCCTGGGGCGCGGCCCGCCTTGGGCAGGTGCTGGACGGGATGCCGGAAGCCCCCTGCCGGGTGCTGGCCCTGGGCGGCATCCACCCCGCCAACGCCGGCGCCCTCCGGCATCCCCGCCTCGCGGGGGTGGCGCTGATCCGGGGGCTCTGGTCGAAAGAGGATCCGCGGGAGGTCGTGGAGGGCCTTAAAGGGGCCTGGGAGGGGTTCTAG